The Actinopolymorpha sp. NPDC004070 genome includes the window TCGACGAGGGCGCGCAGCCGGGCGGCGACGTCCTCGGGGCGGCCGTCGTTGATCCACACGCCCATCGCGGACTCCGAGCCCGCGAGGTACTTCAGCTTGTTGGCGGCCCGGCGGACCGAGAACACCTGCAGGTGCAGGGCGGCCAGGTCGCGGTCGGTGTGCACCGGCGCCTGGTGCCACGCGGCGATGTACGGAAGGGGCAGGTCGGGCCCGCCCTCGGGGGCGAAGTAGCGGTCCAGCGCCCGCAGCACCCGGAGGTAGAGCGGGCCGAACTCGGCGCGCTCGGCGTCGTCCAGCGCGGCCAGGTCGGGCACCCGGCGATGCGGACGGATGTGCACCTCGACCGGCCAGCGGGCGGCGGCCGGCACGAAGGCGGTCCAGTGCCTGGTCTGCGCGACCACCCGCACCTGCGCGGCGCGTTCGGCGGCCAGCACGTCGTCGAACAGGTTGCCGCCGGTCCGCTCGGCGTAGGAGCGGGCGGCCTCGAGCATCCGCCGGGTGCGCGGCGGCACGAACGGGTAGCCGTAGATCTGCCCGTGCGGGTGGTGCAGCGTGACGCCGATCTCCTCGCCGCGGTTCTCGAAGCAGAAGACCTGCTCGACGCCGGGCAGGGAGGACAGCTCGGCGGTCCGGTCGGCCCAGGCCTCCATGACCGTGCGCACCCGGGAGGGGGACAGCGCCCCGAACGAGCCGCCGTGCTCGGAGGTGAAGCAGACCACCTCACAGCGCCCCACGCCCGGACGGCGGGCGAACAGGTCGGCCTCGTCCGTCAGGCCGCCGACGCCGGCCGCCTCGGCCGCGCCGGGACCTCCGGAGAACGACGGGAAGCGGTTCTCGAAGACCGCCACGTTGTAGCTCTCGGCCGGAATCTCCGAGGGATGTCCCGGCCGGGAGGGGCACAGCGGGCACTCGTCGGCGGGCGGCAGGAAGGTGCGGGACTGCCGGTGGGCGGCGACGGCCACCCACTCGTCGACCAGCGGGTCGTAACGCAGCTCCGACGCGGGCGGGCGCGCCGGCAGGTCCCGGGTGTCCACGGCGTCGCGGACGGCGCTGTCGGACTCGTCGAAGTAGATCAGCTCTCGCCCGTCGGCCAACCGGGTCACGGTTTTCTTCATGTCACGTCCGTCTCCGGGCCGCGCCGACTCCGCGCGGCCGTCGCCGACCGGCGTCTCGACCACAGCGCCCGCGGTGAGTTTCGTCCG containing:
- the galT gene encoding galactose-1-phosphate uridylyltransferase; protein product: MKKTVTRLADGRELIYFDESDSAVRDAVDTRDLPARPPASELRYDPLVDEWVAVAAHRQSRTFLPPADECPLCPSRPGHPSEIPAESYNVAVFENRFPSFSGGPGAAEAAGVGGLTDEADLFARRPGVGRCEVVCFTSEHGGSFGALSPSRVRTVMEAWADRTAELSSLPGVEQVFCFENRGEEIGVTLHHPHGQIYGYPFVPPRTRRMLEAARSYAERTGGNLFDDVLAAERAAQVRVVAQTRHWTAFVPAAARWPVEVHIRPHRRVPDLAALDDAERAEFGPLYLRVLRALDRYFAPEGGPDLPLPYIAAWHQAPVHTDRDLAALHLQVFSVRRAANKLKYLAGSESAMGVWINDGRPEDVAARLRALVDEGGLG